The DNA region GCGTGCATAAATAAACCTCACTGGCAATGGGCTTTGGCCGCGCCTCTAATAACCTATCATGTCTACAACAACATCAACGGTCATACGTTTGGTCACTATGCATGTTGGTAGTATCTATGCACGCGTGCACTTATTGAAAACTCGTCAAACATTCCCAACAGCATGTGCGCCACACTGTTTTGACTATTTGATGCTACCCTGCTTGTTGCACCTGGTTGGcggttgctgctgggccATGCTTTTCATCAGCGGCGTCCAAGGCCCTGTCGATGACTGCGAGGACCATCTCGACGTCCTCGATCCCGACGCTGATGCGCACAAGATGCTCCCAGACGCCAAACTGACCAGCCCAGTCCATCTCCAGGTAGTGGGCGAGCACGACGTACGGACAGGCCAGGGTGAAGTTGGTCCCAAAGCTCGGGCCTTTTGCCACGTCGAGAGCATCGTGAAAGGCCACGGCagcctcgggctcggcgaaGCGGACTGACATCATGAACCCGTATCCGGCCCCGGGTCGCTTGCATCTGTCGTACAGAGGTTGCGTTGGGCTGCCTAGCGGGTACAAGACACTCTCGACAGTACGGTGCTTGCGCAACCtctcggcgacggacgcgccATTGCGATTCgaagcggcgacgcgctcctcAAACCCAGCGCTGTTGGCCCGCATTACGAGCACATCGAGCGGAAAGTACGTGTCCTCGTGCTGGTCAGTCAGCATCTGACGCAAGACGCCGTGATGACGCGACCAGGGGCTCAcaacgacgctgccgcccatAACGTTGCAGGCGCCGCTGTACATCTTGGTCAGGCTCGAGCAGACGATGTCGCAAAAGGGTGCCAGCACAAGGTTGGCCGGAGTGCCGATGGagtcatcgacgacgagcatgaAGTCATACTTTGTCGCAAGTGCGTGCAGCCGTTCGACGTCGACCGACTTGAGCAACGGGTTTCCTGGAAACTCGACGTAGAGGGCGTCGATGCGTTGGCCCGAGACCAAGTCGGCCTCAAGGACGTCGAGATCCTCGGACGAACCTTGGCCGTAGAGGACAttgccgaagccgaggatTCTATCGAGCACCTTGAACGTGTCTAGATATAGAAATCTGCgcaagaaagaaaaagaaaagcCATTTGTTAGCCTCGATTTGTTGCGATTCAACTCCTGCCACGACTTAGACTGACCCAAATGCCGCAACACGATaagcttgctgctgctgctgctcctgcccTTTCGCCCTTTCCTTGGCCAGCCCTTGCAATCCTACTGCGACTTGTGTAATGGCGGACATTCCCCCCTGGAACAAGAATACATCCTCCGGGGTCGTCTCTACTTGTTCCGCCGAATAGAGACTTGCGATATGCTGACGCATAGTCGCGGCCGCCTTTTTGGCCTCTTCCACGGGCAGAGTGCTGAGGCCATGGTCGTTTGCCGCCATTGGAAGACTGTGAAGAAAAGGGGCATTGCATAACCAATATTCCGCAAACCGACTAGAGATGCCGAAGCCCGTGTGTTGCCAGAACAGGAGGGCATTACTCAGAAGTTGATCCGGATAGACAACCATGTACACGCAATAGTGTTGAGGACGGGGGCTGTCATAGTTATGGCACCACACAACGGGCTTGTCGGCAGTCATGGCTATCTCGTCGAGAGCACCACCAAATGTTACACAGGCAGCGCGAACAGCTGCCTTGCCatggccatgctgctgcttgccaCGGCTTGCCGCCACCAAGTAGTTCTGGCAAGCAATGGCCATTCGCTCGCTCGGGAACAGCTTGACGCCATGACGCCCAGGCACCACAGCGAGTTGGAAACCAGGGactgacgacgccgcccagtcAATCAGCGCCTCTTCCAACCTCACAACTGCCTGGTGTAAGTTGAAGCGTGGGTAGCCGGCCTTGAACTTGCCCAGCACTTGCTCGTCGTGGCAGGCAAAGCCCACTGAGTGCTTCCATTCGGGAAGCGAGACCCCGACAGCCTTTATCCGTCAACGCCCAATCACTCCGATTCGGGCCAAGGGTTAGGGTTGCTTACATGTTTGTCACCGGGCGGTAGCGGCTCTCCAAGTGCACTCGCCATGATGTTGTCACAAAGTTTGGGTTTTGTCGTTTTCTTGAGAATAGGTTCGTTATTATCGTGCGGCTGCTTTTCTGCGTGAGCCAAACTAGTCGCCAAGAGTACGCCGTGCAGAAAGCTGTTGTTACTGCAATGTGGTATTATCTACTCCGTACAAGCTCGAGGGCACGTTTGTGCTATTTTATATCTATACAACAGGGATTCATGAACCGGGGCGGCCAGATGCAAGTCAAGCCGTTCTTCCCCTCAGTCTTAATGGTCGTCAGTTGCGACAGTTGGGTACATTTAGCAGTCCGGAGAGGGGTAGAGCGCTATTATTAAAGGTTGGCCCGTTATAAGCAGTAGGGTTGCAGCCCGAGCCGTAGCTGCAGATGCGAACACGCGCTTTAGTTAGTTCCACTATAAGCCCATATGCAGGCTGCGGTTCAAAAGTTTCCGCAAGACACTGTGGGAGTGAggcccgtcccgtcccgtctcgcTCGTAAAGATAAGTGCTAGACGTGGGTTTGTGAATGGCGTAACTGGTAAACTTGACTCCGCATATTATGTAGTTCCCCCCTTGAGCGAAACGTTTGGACCGTCTTCGCTTCCTGTGTTGTTGGACTGCTTCAACATTCTCTCATCGAAATCACCTTCGATAGCTTTGCATAAGGCCGTACCTCCAAACTCGACTTCAATATTTCTTTTTTGGCTCGTCAGGATGGCAGGTCTCGTGAATGCCGACTCCGAAGGCTTTGGCAGCGGCTTGGTTCTCGTCCCAGATACCCAGTTGTATGCCCATCGCGGTCTTCATGGCTGTGATACAACTTCTTTCTTGACCGCAGCATGGATTGTCGTCTTATACCACATGACGGGCAGCTCGCAAGTTGCATTTGAAGTCGAGAATGCCTGCCATCAACAACACGCTGTCGAGCATCCACAGACAGGTCGGGTGGTTGAGCTGGACTTTGAAGCATCTTCCACATCCATTGAACTGTCTCGAAAGATGTACGAGCATCTTCTCCCAGCGTCGTGCATGTTTTACGTTAGAGTAGGGGGGGTAGCTGGAGGTAAAGCCAAAGCGGATTCCAAACTCGTATTTTCCACTAAGGAGGATGTGGCACATGCAGACTCGCTGTGTCCACCGACTGAGGTACGTTAGCTCTTACTTTTCTAGCCTCAGAGTGTGagaggatggatggacacTGCATCGTCTCGCGGCTTcaccccccttcctccctcccggGCCTGGGGGCCACCAACTTGAATCACCTACTGACGAGCCGCAGTACGGCGTTAACGTTTATACCTGTGTGAAGGACGGCATGGCCAAAATGCGCCTCATCTGCAACAAGCTGGAACCCCGCGCGCAGATCTGGTCGCAGCTTCTGCGCCGCGTTGTCACGCAAATGCTGGACTTAGGAGGAGAGCTGTCATCAGCCCGCATCTTTGATGTCGATGTTTGCAGCTCGTTCCAGCTTGAGCGTTCAGTGCCCCATCTCGCGGGCAACAGCATGGATCAAGACGTCTGCATCCATCATCTGGTCTCACGGACGGCATCCCGCCTAGGCTCGAGCGTGGCAATATGCTCATGGGACGGGTCCATGACCTACCAGGAGCTAGAAATGGCTTCGGACATCTGGAGCCGGACGCTGCTGGGTAATCTCCGTCTCCCGCCGGGCACAGCCGTTCTGCATTGCGTTGACGCATCCAAGTGGGCAGTAGTGGCGTGGCTGAGCATCGTCAAGGCAGGTCTCGTGTGCGTACCTCAAGATACCAGCACGCCCATCCCAAGGCTTCAACGCATTGCGCGAAGCGTCAATGCAAAGCTTGTTCTCTGCGACGAACATCGAGTGTCGCGATATCGGGGTTTGGTCGACAAGGTCGGGAGCTGGTGCATTCTCAACGCCGCAAGCCAGTCCGAGCTTGACGCCATCGAGCCCAGGTATTTCCCCTCGGCCAGAGACGTGGCCGTCATAGTCTTCACCTCGGGATCCACGGGCACACCCAAGGGTGTTGTGCAAGACCACGGTGCCCTTGCCAGGGGTATACTGCTAGCCGCCAACGCCCTCGGCATCAACCAGCAGACACGGCTCCTGCAGTTCTCGTCACTCTCATTTGACCTGAGCATCGGCGAGATGTTTATGCCCCTGGCCACTGGGGGCTGTGTCTGTATCCCAAACCCTGCGCAGAAGCTCCGCAAATTAAACGAGAGCATCGCCCAGTTGCAGGTCACCGACGCCATCCTCACCCCCACGGTGGCCGCCAACCTTTGCCTCGACAAGATACCCAGCCTGCACACGCTGTCACTTGGCGGAGAGCTGGCGCCGTTGGAACTATGCGAGAGACTGATGGCTGGGCTGACGCTCAACAATATCTACGGGTCAACTGAGGGCGCTGTCTGGGATGCCGTGGCCAAAATGTCTCGAGCGAACCCAAACCCGAGAAACATCGGCCTACCCATCGGTTCTCACCTTTGGATAACGCACCCGGACAACTTTGGGCATCTCTCACCGCCAGGCGTGCCGGGTGAGGTGTGCGTCCAAGGCCCCGACATCTCTCGTGGTTACCTGAACATGGCAGAGATGACCAAAGACCGGTTCAAAGATGGGTCCAGGTGGCTCCCTGACGCTGTCAACGACTACGGGAATGATGGTTTCCGAACCTTGTATAGGACTGGCGACCTGGGCAAGTTTATGCCAAATGGAACCATCGAACTCCTTGGCCGGCGGGACCGGCAGATGAAATTTAACGGTCAGAGATTCGAGCTAGGCGAAGTAGAAGCCTGTCTGAAGCGGCACGTGACAAAGGGGTCGCACGTTCACGTCAACACGCTTAAGGTGGGCaacaagcagcagctcgtaGCATACTTGTCGGCGGGCAGTGAGTTGGTACTGACAGAAGAGCGCGCCCAGGCGTGGGttcgcgccgcagccggggAGCTTCTAGACTTTATGGTGCCCAAGACGGTCGTGCCGCTACAACAGTTCCCCCTGACTGTCACGGGCAAGATTGACGGGCAGAAGCTCACCAGGATGGGCCAGGATTTTATATCCCAAAGAAGGGCGACGGACAACGGGCATGCTGTTGGGCCTGGACACGGTAATACGCGGATCCAGGTGGAACCGATGGACTCGATGACTGCCGTCGCTCGAAGGGGGATTTGCAACTACCTCGAGGATGTCAAAGGCATTGGCTCGGCAACGCTACGAGATAATTTTCTCCTCTCTGATGTAGGCATTGATTCCATGGATGCTCCGGCTCTTGCCGAAAGAATCAGCAACTTGGTGGCAGGCCATGTGCCCCCATCAGCCTTCTTGAAGTTCAACGTCAGCGTAGGCGACGTGgttgaggccgtcgtcgagcaagGAGGATGCCTCCTCGGACGGCGACACCTCGGGGCAGACGGCATGGCTTGTGAGATAGAATATTGGAAAAGCGAGCTGAAGCAGCGGGCGCTCGACTCGGAACCTCGAATGGCAATGgacaccgccgcggcccatATCTTGGGTGCCAACTACCTGGGCCAGAGCCAAGGcaagctcgtcctcgtcaccggTGCGACGGGCTTTCTGGGCCATGAAATCCTTcgccagctgctggcgcaTCCCAGTGGCATCAAGGTCGTTGCCCTTgtgcgcggcgacgaccccgAAGCTGTTCTGCAGaccatcgtcgaggccgcccggCAAAAGTCGTGGTGGAAAATTGGCTACTCTCGTCGCCTCCGCATATGGCTGGGTGACTTGTCCAAGCCGCGCctgggcctcggccaccaACAATGGATGGCGCTCTTCAGCGGCTTTGACCACATTGTCCACAACGGCGCCACGGTCAACTGGGGTCTTGACTACGACTCGCTCCGGAGTGTCAACGTCGCAAGCACCCACCAGCTTCTATGTGGACTGGGCCAGCCTCGGAGCACCCCGCGGCTCCTATTCGTCTCGGGCGGTTACATCTCtcccgccgacgagaccgTCGCGGAGCTGCTCCACAAGGCCAGCGGCATGACGGGGTACGAACAGACCAAGCTCGTCTGTGAAGCCCTCATAGAGCATTTCAATGCCGACTGGGTAAGAGACTCGCGTTTCGCGGCGATTCTCAAGCCTGGTTTCATCATAGGCTCGACGACGGATGGCGTGACGCGCGAGACAGACGCCATCTGGCGTTTCGTCAAGGCCTGCGTCGACGTTGGCTTCTACAGCGACCTCGATGCCCAAAGATGGGTCTCGGTGGCTGGCGTCGACCAGGTGGCCAAGCTAGTTCTCGATTCCATTTTCAGCGCCGGCAAcagccgtggccgtgggcgccCTGCAATGCAAAAGGTGCTCAATGGATTTCTGCTTCAGGACATGTGGACAACTCTTGTACGGTTGgggctcgacctcgagccTCTGCAGCACGAGCGATGGCTCAAAGCCATGATGGACCAGATTAGTGAGCAAGGTGCGGCACATCCACTATACCCCTTGACAGAATGGCTGCACGACAACGGTGGCTTCTTGGCTAGTGATCGACCAGTTGCTACACAGAGTGTAGACGGCATCTCACCTTTGGCAGCCCTATTCCAGAGTCTAGACTATCTAATTGGTTCTGGATTCATCTCTACACCAATTGTCAAGCTAACGCGAGATCGTCTGTAGTTTCATGCTTATTCCTTAAGGAACGAAGTTCCGCTATACCTCTTATAGAGCCCTCCGCGTAAGTGGGATCATAGGTAGGTGATCCTGGAATCTCGGCGGGGCGACGGCCGGATGGGCGAGCTTCTGCTTCTTTGGTGTATAGTTGTCCACGTAGTCTTCTATCTTACGTGGAGCTAAAGACGCGTGGCCTTTTCGTAGGCTAGGAGTTCGTTGGACTGTCCGTGGGCCTTTTGCGAGAACCATGCTTGAACTGCTGAGGAGCTGTGTGCTGGCTGGAaacagcgccgacgacacgcaATCGCTGAACTCCAGCCTCCCGTATCAACCAACCCCTTCTTCTGTAGTAGCCGTGTCCTGCAACATAGATTCCAGTTAGCCAAATACTCGTATATGCGCTACCCTGATTGAGGGACTAAATATTCCCTCGGTGCTTCACGTATATCAAGGAGCGCAACGGCAAAATCGTAAAGGAACTCTTTGGTAGCTCCTTCACCTCTGCGAGGTGAGCGACTAGTGTGGCTTCTCATAGTGATGTAAAAATCCACAAGAGTTTCCTTGTTATCGATTGTTCTAGGGTGTTGTCATATGTAAAGTGAATGACGGGTTCAATAAAGCGCACCGCGCTTGCCATCACTTGCTTTTAACGACGATCTCCCTAGATGCTTCCCTTCTTTTCGTCGGCCGTACGAGCATGTCAGCTATATGTTATCATATATATCTCGTCGTTCCTTAAGGCCATAATACAAAAGGCAAGAATTGCCTTATATCCCTTATAAGTCAATAAGCGTGTCCCATCCGCACGTTTTTACCCGTCGGTTATGCAATGGTTGCCCCCCATCCACCATCAGGGCCTATATAGCACCCGCGCCCGCTACTCAAAGCGCTGATCGGCGACACTTAGCGCCTGGCCCTTGCACATCTCGTAGTAAACACCTCTTTTCGCAAATAGCTCTACATGACAGCCGGCTTCGACGATCTTCCCAGCATGGAAAACAAAGACGCAATGCGCATCCTGGATGGTACTCAATCTATGGGCAACAGCGATAGTAGTTGTAGTGCCATCCTTGGCAGCCTCGCGTAGGGCAGCTTGCATAACCTTCTCGCTCTCGGTGTCTAAAGCACTTGTCGCCTCATCCAGCAGCAGAATCCCCGGGTCCCGGATCAGAGCACGAGCAATGGCAATccgctggcgctggccccCAGAAAGTTTGGCACCCCGAGAGGCAACGTCAGTTCCAAGCCCTTGGGGCAATGATAAGACGAAATCTAATATGTTTGCGGCTTTGCAGGCTTGTTCTATTTGTGAGTCAGTCGCTTCCTTGGATTCGGCCAGACCCATAGCGATATTCTCGCGGATGCTGCCTTGATACAGTACTGGCTCCTGCTGAACTAGGGCTAAGCGGCGGCGATGTTCTTTTGGGTTCATATCGTGGATTGGCTTATTATCGGCTGCGATATAGCCGGACGTTGGGTCATAAAAGCGGCAGAGGAGATTGATCATGGTGGACTTGCCGCATCCTGATGGACCGACAAAGGCGATAAATTTGCCCGGTGGAATGTGGACGTTAACGCCGGCAATAACGTTGGACCAGGGTCGTGAAGGATaggcgaagacgagctcCATACAATCGACAGCAACCACTCCGGTACCTTGTGGGGAGTTGTTCAACGGAGGTACATCATCTGAAAAGGAATTGTCAATAGCCGGAActcgctgccgcagccagAAGATATAGTTGGCCGAGTTTGTCGCTTTTGTAATGCTGGTCGTATACTGGAAGAATGCAGCTGCGTTCTCGCCCCCAag from Purpureocillium takamizusanense chromosome 3, complete sequence includes:
- a CDS encoding Cystathionine gamma-synthase (COG:E~antiSMASH:Cluster_3.3~SMCOG1168:O-succinylhomoserine sulfhydrylase~EggNog:ENOG503NWEN) produces the protein MAANDHGLSTLPVEEAKKAAATMRQHIASLYSAEQVETTPEDVFLFQGGMSAITQVAVGLQGLAKERAKGQEQQQQQAYRVAAFGFLYLDTFKVLDRILGFGNVLYGQGSSEDLDVLEADLVSGQRIDALYVEFPGNPLLKSVDVERLHALATKYDFMLVVDDSIGTPANLVLAPFCDIVCSSLTKMYSGACNVMGGSVVHEDTYFPLDVLVMRANSAGFEERVAASNRNGASVAERLRKHRTVESVLYPLGSPTQPLYDRCKRPGAGYGFMMSVRFAEPEAAVAFHDALDVAKGPSFGTNFTLACPYVVLAHYLEMDWAGQFGVWEHLVRISVGIEDVEMVLAVIDRALDAADEKHGPAATANQVQQAG
- a CDS encoding putative NRPS-like protein biosynthetic cluster (EggNog:ENOG503PCHS~COG:Q~antiSMASH:Cluster_3.3~SMCOG1002:AMP-dependent synthetase and ligase) produces the protein MRLICNKLEPRAQIWSQLLRRVVTQMLDLGGELSSARIFDVDVCSSFQLERSVPHLAGNSMDQDVCIHHLVSRTASRLGSSVAICSWDGSMTYQELEMASDIWSRTLLGNLRLPPGTAVLHCVDASKWAVVAWLSIVKAGLVCVPQDTSTPIPRLQRIARSVNAKLVLCDEHRVSRYRGLVDKVGSWCILNAASQSELDAIEPRYFPSARDVAVIVFTSGSTGTPKGVVQDHGALARGILLAANALGINQQTRLLQFSSLSFDLSIGEMFMPLATGGCVCIPNPAQKLRKLNESIAQLQVTDAILTPTVAANLCLDKIPSLHTLSLGGELAPLELCERLMAGLTLNNIYGSTEGAVWDAVAKMSRANPNPRNIGLPIGSHLWITHPDNFGHLSPPGVPGEVCVQGPDISRGYLNMAEMTKDRFKDGSRWLPDAVNDYGNDGFRTLYRTGDLGKFMPNGTIELLGRRDRQMKFNGQRFELGEVEACLKRHVTKGSHVHVNTLKVGNKQQLVAYLSAGSELVLTEERAQAWVRAAAGELLDFMVPKTVVPLQQFPLTVTGKIDGQKLTRMGQDFISQRRATDNGHAVGPGHGNTRIQVEPMDSMTAVARRGICNYLEDVKGIGSATLRDNFLLSDVGIDSMDAPALAERISNLVAGHVPPSAFLKFNVSVGDVVEAVVEQGGCLLGRRHLGADGMACEIEYWKSELKQRALDSEPRMAMDTAAAHILGANYLGQSQGKLVLVTGATGFLGHEILRQLLAHPSGIKVVALVRGDDPEAVLQTIVEAARQKSWWKIGYSRRLRIWLGDLSKPRLGLGHQQWMALFSGFDHIVHNGATVNWGLDYDSLRSVNVASTHQLLCGLGQPRSTPRLLFVSGGYISPADETVAELLHKASGMTGYEQTKLVCEALIEHFNADWVRDSRFAAILKPGFIIGSTTDGVTRETDAIWRFVKACVDVGFYSDLDAQRWVSVAGVDQVAKLVLDSIFSAGNSRGRGRPAMQKVLNGFLLQDMWTTLVRLGLDLEPLQHERWLKAMMDQISEQGAAHPLYPLTEWLHDNGGFLASDRPVATQSVDGISPLAALFQSLDYLIGSGFISTPIVKLTRDRL